A window of Aerococcus urinae contains these coding sequences:
- a CDS encoding amino acid ABC transporter ATP-binding protein, with product MAQAKVVIQNLKKSFDDNEVLKDINLEISEGEVVCIIGPSGSGKSTLLRCINRLETIDGGSVVVDGIDMSDESIDIDKARENIGMVFQQFNLFPHMTVKENITLAPLQLNKLSQEEADQKALELLDSVGLKEKADAYPNSLSGGQKQRVAIARALAMDPDLMLFDEPTSALDPEMVGDVLEVMKDLARQGMTMVIVTHEMGFAKEVSDRTLFMDGGYIVESGKPEDLFNHPKHQRTQDFLQKVL from the coding sequence ATGGCTCAAGCAAAAGTAGTGATTCAAAACCTAAAGAAGAGTTTTGATGATAATGAAGTTCTCAAAGATATCAACTTAGAAATCAGCGAAGGTGAAGTGGTCTGCATCATCGGTCCTTCGGGTTCAGGGAAATCTACTTTATTGCGATGCATTAATCGTTTAGAGACGATTGATGGGGGTAGTGTGGTAGTCGACGGTATTGATATGTCAGATGAAAGTATCGATATCGACAAGGCGCGTGAAAATATCGGAATGGTTTTCCAACAATTCAACCTATTTCCGCATATGACTGTTAAAGAAAATATTACTCTAGCACCCCTGCAATTAAATAAATTAAGTCAAGAAGAAGCTGACCAAAAAGCCCTTGAATTATTAGATAGTGTCGGCCTTAAAGAAAAGGCTGACGCCTATCCTAATTCCTTATCTGGTGGTCAAAAACAACGGGTAGCCATTGCTCGGGCCTTGGCTATGGACCCTGACTTAATGTTATTTGACGAACCGACATCAGCCTTGGACCCAGAAATGGTTGGTGATGTGTTAGAAGTTATGAAAGATCTTGCTAGACAAGGGATGACCATGGTGATTGTGACCCATGAAATGGGCTTTGCTAAAGAAGTGTCTGACCGTACCTTGTTTATGGACGGAGGGTACATTGTTGAGTCAGGTAAACCAGAAGACCTATTCAATCATCCCAAACATCAACGGACCCAAGATTTCTTACAAAAAGTACTCTAA
- the mreC gene encoding rod shape-determining protein MreC, with protein sequence MRQFFENKKLVVVLLSVISSLSLIAFSTFGQESLPQPMTWVNDFTAMVARLISTPTNSIMQFGDSVTNLQNTYQENQQLKKQLSTLQSLEAQNTILKEENKQMTNLLKLKPTLVGKTVIASSVISRAPENWLDKLTIDVGSNNGVKENMSVMTDSGLIGRVSEVGPTSAKVSLVTSDQEDAVEIAAGVQSDDGIFYGVIDQYDSSHNRLIVNQIPKEAKIKEGNLVTTSGLGGVSPEGLIIGKVAKMEDDEFALAKRVYVEPAANFNDIRHVFVIMSQRSEPDTETPNAAEEVPGTTPANQNGASHYAN encoded by the coding sequence TTGCGCCAATTTTTTGAAAATAAAAAACTTGTGGTTGTGCTATTGAGTGTTATTAGCTCACTTAGCCTGATTGCTTTTTCCACCTTTGGACAGGAAAGTTTACCTCAACCCATGACCTGGGTAAATGACTTTACTGCAATGGTAGCCCGCCTGATATCGACCCCAACAAATTCCATCATGCAATTTGGGGATTCTGTGACTAATTTACAGAATACCTATCAGGAAAATCAGCAATTAAAAAAACAATTGTCCACTTTACAGAGCTTAGAAGCACAAAATACGATTTTAAAAGAAGAAAATAAGCAAATGACCAATCTTTTAAAATTGAAACCGACCCTGGTTGGTAAGACAGTAATTGCATCTTCAGTCATTTCTAGGGCTCCTGAAAATTGGTTAGATAAGTTGACTATTGATGTAGGTTCTAACAACGGGGTGAAGGAGAACATGTCGGTCATGACTGATTCAGGTCTCATTGGCCGAGTTTCCGAAGTTGGCCCCACAAGTGCAAAAGTGAGCTTAGTCACTTCAGACCAAGAAGATGCGGTGGAAATAGCTGCCGGTGTTCAGTCTGATGATGGGATATTTTATGGGGTGATTGACCAATACGATTCAAGTCATAACCGCTTAATTGTCAATCAAATTCCTAAAGAAGCTAAAATAAAAGAGGGTAATCTGGTCACCACAAGTGGTCTGGGTGGTGTTTCTCCAGAAGGCTTAATCATTGGAAAAGTGGCTAAAATGGAAGACGATGAATTCGCTTTAGCTAAACGTGTCTATGTCGAGCCAGCAGCTAATTTCAATGATATCCGTCATGTCTTTGTGATTATGTCACAGAGAAGTGAACCTGACACAGAGACCCCTAATGCAGCTGAAGAAGTTCCGGGCACTACCCCAGCCAACCAAAATGGCGCAAGTCATTATGCAAATTAG
- the mreD gene encoding rod shape-determining protein MreD, producing MFDYIRYHLTLPVFLIFVFLLDGALVNVLLASVDTYAYQIIPSLLLISLTLIPLYYNQPRTIYLMAFIIGFLYDSYYNGILGINLFLFPAVVYLSYQVKNRFPLNFYSIWVWAVIMYLLYHNVIYWLYRILRIHGDTYLKFLASFLGPSLLFNSLMIFLLNLVIYRLVNWVKG from the coding sequence ATGTTCGATTATATACGCTATCATTTAACCCTTCCCGTTTTTTTAATTTTTGTTTTCTTACTGGATGGCGCTTTAGTTAATGTCTTACTAGCTAGTGTGGATACCTATGCCTATCAAATTATTCCCAGTCTTTTACTGATCAGCCTAACACTGATTCCCTTGTATTATAACCAGCCAAGAACGATTTACTTGATGGCTTTTATTATTGGTTTTCTGTATGATTCATACTATAACGGCATTCTAGGAATTAATTTATTTCTGTTCCCAGCAGTCGTTTACTTATCCTACCAGGTAAAAAATCGCTTTCCCTTGAATTTTTATAGCATCTGGGTCTGGGCTGTGATCATGTATCTTTTATATCACAATGTGATTTATTGGCTCTATCGGATCTTACGTATTCACGGGGACACTTATCTTAAGTTCTTAGCTAGCTTTTTAGGTCCCTCCCTATTATTTAATAGTTTAATGATTTTTCTGCTCAACCTGGTGATTTATCGCTTAGTCAATTGGGTCAAGGGCTGA
- a CDS encoding ABC transporter permease subunit (The N-terminal region of this protein, as described by TIGR01726, is a three transmembrane segment that identifies a subfamily of ABC transporter permease subunits, which specificities that include histidine, arginine, glutamine, glutamate, L-cystine (sic), the opines (in Agrobacterium) octopine and nopaline, etc.), translating to MIAGFDLKKSWIVMVIALVTILGLVANHHVEAEEAAPQERMESVEEGPKRGDKVVIGLDDTFAPMGFRNGQNEIVGFDIDLAQAIAEIYGWELDFQPIDWAMKETELNSGNIDLLWNGVGITPEREEQMLFSQPYFESPNIVITKKESPIKELSDLAGKTISTQSGSTTAEDIKDWPNQLYQKLAQKPVLYSSYNEVFADLDSGRVDAVVTDYTYGHYIMEVRGEEKYDSFVDPSKEPEQMAVAMRKSASGLKTMIDQGLDQVKANGKYDEIVAKWFGENRQVASQENIIQKNLPSLWSGFKLTLVLFVLVLALSLPLGFLIAIMRVFSPKLIQWLIEGYVFIMRGSPLMLQLMMVFFGLPYLGINLDRFTAALIAFVINYAAYFAEIFRGGITSVPQGQYESIKVLGIGWQRGFRRIILPQVMKITLPSVGNEVIALVKDTSLVYVIGLGELLRAGSIAANTYATIIPYLVCGVFYLIFTAFVTLALRRIEYRVSW from the coding sequence ATGATAGCAGGATTCGACTTGAAAAAGTCTTGGATAGTTATGGTTATTGCTTTAGTTACTATTTTGGGGTTGGTGGCAAACCACCATGTTGAAGCTGAAGAGGCAGCTCCTCAAGAACGTATGGAATCTGTTGAAGAGGGACCAAAAAGAGGCGATAAGGTTGTCATCGGCCTAGATGATACCTTTGCTCCCATGGGATTTCGTAATGGGCAAAATGAAATTGTTGGTTTTGACATTGACTTAGCCCAAGCTATTGCTGAGATTTATGGCTGGGAGCTCGACTTTCAGCCGATCGACTGGGCAATGAAAGAAACCGAATTGAATAGTGGTAATATTGACTTACTTTGGAATGGTGTCGGAATTACTCCTGAAAGAGAAGAACAGATGCTCTTTTCTCAGCCTTATTTTGAAAGTCCTAATATCGTGATTACTAAAAAGGAAAGCCCAATCAAGGAACTTTCCGATTTAGCCGGGAAAACGATATCGACCCAATCTGGCTCGACGACAGCTGAAGATATTAAGGACTGGCCTAATCAACTTTACCAAAAATTGGCGCAAAAACCGGTTCTCTATTCCTCTTATAATGAGGTTTTTGCTGATTTAGATTCCGGCCGTGTTGATGCTGTGGTCACTGATTATACTTATGGTCACTATATTATGGAGGTTCGTGGGGAAGAAAAATATGACTCCTTCGTGGACCCCAGTAAGGAGCCTGAGCAAATGGCAGTCGCGATGCGAAAATCTGCTAGCGGTCTTAAGACAATGATCGACCAAGGTCTTGACCAAGTAAAGGCTAACGGAAAATATGATGAAATTGTCGCCAAATGGTTTGGAGAAAACCGCCAAGTGGCTAGCCAAGAGAATATTATTCAAAAAAACCTTCCCTCCCTGTGGAGTGGTTTTAAACTAACCCTTGTCTTGTTTGTCTTGGTACTGGCACTTAGTCTCCCATTAGGTTTTCTTATCGCCATTATGCGGGTCTTTAGCCCTAAACTGATTCAATGGTTAATTGAAGGTTATGTCTTCATTATGCGAGGGAGTCCGCTCATGTTACAACTGATGATGGTTTTCTTCGGTTTACCTTATTTAGGAATTAATTTGGATCGCTTTACCGCTGCCCTTATAGCCTTTGTGATAAATTATGCCGCTTATTTTGCGGAAATTTTCCGGGGTGGGATTACTTCCGTACCCCAAGGTCAATACGAAAGTATCAAAGTCTTAGGGATTGGCTGGCAAAGGGGTTTTCGTCGCATCATTTTACCTCAAGTGATGAAAATCACTCTACCATCTGTCGGCAATGAAGTGATTGCCTTAGTCAAGGATACTTCATTAGTCTATGTGATTGGCCTTGGAGAATTGTTACGAGCGGGCTCGATTGCTGCTAACACCTATGCAACCATTATTCCTTATTTGGTCTGTGGGGTGTTCTATTTAATCTTCACTGCCTTTGTGACCCTTGCCTTGCGTAGAATTGAATATCGGGTGAGCTGGTAG
- a CDS encoding amino acid ABC transporter ATP-binding protein, with protein MALIVSNLKKAYNGNRVIDQFNCRIDPGEIVILLGPSGTGKTTFMRLINNLEKCDQGNIAIGDRVLCQETSQGVQYSDKASQRRYQNAIGMVFQNYQLFPNFTVLDNVLEAPLAQKLAPKSELLDQAMFLLDSVGLKDKADAYPSTLSGGQKQRVAIARALMLSPEIICFDEPTSALDRESANQVGKLVQAIAKQGKGILVVTHDTQFGEDFGTRIVSSEEFK; from the coding sequence ATGGCCTTAATAGTTTCTAATTTAAAAAAAGCTTACAACGGTAATAGGGTGATTGATCAATTTAACTGCCGGATTGATCCAGGAGAAATTGTTATTTTACTGGGCCCATCTGGAACCGGAAAAACGACTTTTATGCGTTTAATCAATAATTTAGAAAAATGTGACCAAGGAAATATTGCCATTGGTGACCGGGTCCTCTGCCAAGAGACTTCCCAAGGGGTTCAATACAGTGATAAGGCCAGTCAACGCCGTTATCAAAACGCCATTGGCATGGTTTTTCAAAATTACCAGTTGTTCCCCAATTTTACGGTCTTAGATAACGTCTTAGAAGCACCACTTGCACAAAAATTAGCGCCCAAGTCAGAATTGCTCGATCAGGCCATGTTTTTACTCGACAGTGTGGGCCTAAAAGATAAGGCTGATGCCTATCCATCGACCTTGTCAGGAGGGCAAAAGCAAAGGGTTGCCATTGCTAGAGCCTTGATGCTATCACCAGAGATCATTTGTTTTGATGAACCAACTTCAGCCCTTGACCGCGAGTCCGCTAATCAAGTAGGAAAGTTAGTTCAAGCTATCGCTAAACAAGGGAAGGGCATTTTAGTGGTTACTCACGATACTCAATTTGGTGAAGATTTTGGTACCCGGATTGTTTCTTCTGAAGAATTTAAATAA
- a CDS encoding carbamoyl phosphate synthase small subunit → MTKKRLILEDGSVFEGEGFGYDKEVIGELVFNTGMSGYQESITDQSYAGQLLTFTYPLIGNYGINYDNYESLNPSCVGVIVHEWARRPSHWKSQMNLDTFLKQKKIPGLAGIDTRLLTKKIRKHGVMKAYLTSKDDPLSDLLAVLRNTELDQKLIQKVSTQAAYPIPGQGYRVIVMDFGLKHSILAELSKRNCQVTVVPYDTSLEEINALAPDGIVLSNGPGDPDDLPEALDTIRELEKRYPLFGICMGHQLFSKANGAKTYKMKFGHRGFNHAVRELATGQIHFTSQNHGYAVSREDLPADLEITHEEINDHTVEGLRHKKYPAFSVQYHPDACPGPHDAGYLFDSFLKLIEESKQTK, encoded by the coding sequence ATGACAAAAAAGAGATTAATTTTAGAAGATGGTAGTGTCTTTGAAGGGGAAGGCTTTGGTTACGATAAAGAGGTGATTGGTGAGCTGGTCTTTAATACGGGAATGTCCGGCTATCAAGAATCCATCACCGACCAATCTTACGCTGGTCAATTATTGACCTTTACTTATCCCCTGATTGGTAATTATGGGATTAATTATGATAACTATGAATCCTTAAATCCTTCATGTGTTGGGGTCATTGTTCATGAGTGGGCTAGACGACCCAGTCATTGGAAGTCGCAAATGAATCTCGATACTTTCTTAAAACAGAAAAAAATTCCTGGCCTAGCTGGTATCGACACTCGTTTATTAACCAAGAAAATCCGCAAGCATGGGGTTATGAAGGCTTACTTAACCAGTAAAGATGACCCCTTGAGTGATTTATTAGCAGTCCTAAGAAATACAGAGCTTGATCAAAAATTGATTCAAAAAGTCTCTACCCAAGCGGCTTATCCGATTCCTGGTCAAGGTTACCGGGTCATCGTGATGGACTTTGGTTTAAAACACTCAATCTTGGCTGAATTATCCAAGCGCAATTGTCAGGTGACCGTGGTTCCATATGATACCAGCTTAGAGGAAATTAACGCCCTAGCTCCTGATGGGATTGTCTTATCCAATGGACCTGGTGACCCTGATGATCTTCCTGAAGCATTAGACACCATCCGCGAATTAGAGAAGCGTTATCCCTTATTTGGAATCTGCATGGGCCATCAACTGTTTTCAAAGGCTAACGGGGCCAAAACTTATAAAATGAAATTTGGTCACCGTGGTTTTAACCATGCCGTTAGGGAACTTGCGACTGGTCAAATTCATTTTACTAGTCAAAACCACGGTTATGCTGTCAGTCGAGAAGATTTACCAGCAGACCTAGAAATCACCCATGAAGAGATTAATGACCATACTGTCGAAGGGCTTCGTCACAAAAAGTACCCCGCCTTTTCGGTTCAGTATCATCCCGATGCTTGCCCTGGGCCTCATGACGCTGGATATCTATTTGACAGCTTCTTAAAGTTAATCGAAGAAAGTAAACAAACAAAATAA
- the carB gene encoding carbamoyl-phosphate synthase large subunit — MTKRNDIKKIMVIGSGPIVIGQAAEFDYAGTQACLALREEGYEVVLVNSNPATIMTDREVADKVYMEPLTLEFLTQILHQEHPDALLPTLGGQTALNMAIELSQAGVLEDLEIELLGTDLKAINQAEDREQFKELMESLGEPIPESKIVHHVDEAIAFANEIGYPIIVRPAFTLGGTGGGLCDNEEELAEIAEHGLSLSPVHQCLIERSITGYKEIEYEVMRDSQDNALVVCNMENFDPVGIHTGDSIVFAPSQTLSDEDSQMLRDVSLKIIRALGIEGGCNVQLALDPHSANYYVIEVNPRVSRSSALASKATGYPIAKLAAKIAVGLTLDEMINPVTGSSYSMFEPALDYVVCKMPRFPFDKFEHADRHLGTQMKATGEVMAIGRNIEESLLKACRSLEIGVIHNEISDFSDLDMDTLEEKIQDPQDDRFFYLSEAVRRGVDIDLLNQWTGIDPFFLDKLLVIAELEEELSQNVGDQYSLRKAKVKGFSDVKIAQLWDWTPEEVRKYRLETGILPSYKMVDTCAGEFESQTPYFYSTYAEANESQVSDREKVIVLGSGPIRIGQGVEFDYATVHCVEALKHAGYEAIVINSNPETVSTDFSISDKLYFEPLSFEDVMNVIDLERPKGVIVQFGGQTAINLAWPLARAGVELLGTQVEDIDRAEDRDLFEQLIHSLNIPQPNGKTVMNESEAVKAAKEIGYPVLVRPSYVIGGRAMEIVYSEAELHKYIQSAVEVSEDHPVLIDDYLLGIECEVDVISDGEDAYVPGIMEHIERAGVHSGDSIAAYPPQNLSASVQATIIQYSQELAKSLHCVGLMNIQFIVQGEKVYVIEVNPRASRTVPFLSKVTNISMAQVATQLILGKKLSDLIDLSSPKEADGVYIKAPVFSFNKLAQVDSLLGPEMKSTGEVIGCGRSLEEALYKAFEASGLHLPQFGNILFTIDDLSKEEALTLANGFKCLGYEILTTTGTGQYFSNKGLKVKAVAKINSNEANSIPHLIENGKIQAIINTVGGQKEAGEDGQIIRQLAIEHNIPLFTTLDTALAMLKVLQSRSISTQAL, encoded by the coding sequence ATGACAAAACGTAATGATATTAAAAAAATAATGGTTATTGGTTCTGGTCCTATTGTGATTGGCCAGGCAGCAGAATTTGATTATGCAGGGACTCAAGCTTGTTTAGCCTTACGCGAAGAAGGTTATGAAGTGGTCTTAGTGAACTCTAATCCAGCGACCATTATGACTGACCGTGAAGTAGCCGATAAGGTTTATATGGAACCTTTGACATTGGAATTCTTAACTCAAATTCTTCACCAAGAACATCCTGATGCCCTCTTACCTACCTTAGGGGGACAAACAGCCTTGAATATGGCTATTGAACTTTCTCAAGCTGGTGTTTTAGAAGACTTAGAAATCGAACTCTTAGGAACGGACTTAAAAGCCATCAACCAAGCTGAAGACCGGGAACAATTTAAGGAGTTAATGGAAAGCCTAGGTGAACCGATTCCTGAATCCAAAATCGTCCACCATGTTGATGAAGCTATCGCCTTTGCTAATGAAATTGGCTATCCAATAATTGTTCGTCCCGCTTTTACCCTAGGAGGAACTGGTGGGGGACTGTGTGACAATGAGGAAGAGTTAGCGGAAATTGCTGAACATGGCCTATCCTTATCTCCGGTTCACCAATGTTTGATTGAACGTTCGATTACTGGCTATAAAGAAATCGAATACGAAGTGATGCGGGATAGCCAAGACAATGCCTTGGTAGTATGTAATATGGAAAATTTTGACCCGGTTGGTATTCACACGGGAGATTCCATTGTTTTTGCCCCATCGCAAACCCTTTCTGACGAGGATAGCCAAATGCTTAGAGATGTGAGCTTAAAAATCATCCGCGCCCTCGGGATTGAAGGTGGTTGTAATGTCCAATTAGCCTTAGATCCTCATTCAGCTAACTATTATGTGATTGAGGTTAACCCGCGGGTTTCCCGGTCTTCAGCCTTGGCTTCTAAAGCTACGGGTTACCCTATTGCTAAATTAGCTGCTAAGATAGCTGTTGGTCTAACCCTCGATGAAATGATCAATCCAGTCACTGGTTCTTCCTATTCCATGTTTGAACCCGCTTTAGACTATGTGGTATGCAAAATGCCGCGCTTTCCTTTTGATAAGTTTGAACATGCTGACCGTCATCTAGGTACCCAAATGAAGGCAACGGGGGAAGTGATGGCAATCGGTAGAAATATCGAAGAAAGCTTGCTCAAGGCTTGTCGTTCATTAGAAATTGGCGTGATCCATAACGAAATTAGCGATTTCTCTGATCTAGATATGGATACTTTAGAAGAAAAGATCCAAGATCCCCAAGATGATCGTTTCTTTTATTTATCTGAAGCGGTCCGCCGTGGGGTAGATATTGATTTGTTAAACCAATGGACTGGAATAGATCCTTTCTTCCTTGATAAGCTCTTAGTTATTGCGGAATTGGAAGAAGAACTAAGCCAAAATGTAGGAGATCAGTACAGCTTGCGCAAGGCCAAGGTAAAAGGCTTTTCCGATGTAAAAATCGCCCAACTATGGGATTGGACGCCAGAAGAAGTGAGAAAATATCGCCTTGAGACTGGTATTCTGCCAAGTTATAAAATGGTAGATACCTGTGCAGGGGAATTTGAATCGCAAACCCCATACTTCTATTCCACCTACGCAGAAGCCAACGAATCGCAAGTTTCTGACCGTGAAAAAGTCATTGTCTTAGGGTCTGGGCCTATTCGTATTGGTCAAGGGGTTGAATTTGACTATGCTACGGTCCACTGTGTTGAAGCTTTAAAACATGCAGGCTATGAAGCCATAGTTATTAATAGTAATCCAGAAACGGTCTCCACTGACTTTTCGATATCGGATAAATTATATTTTGAACCCTTAAGTTTTGAAGATGTGATGAATGTTATTGACTTAGAGCGCCCTAAAGGAGTTATCGTTCAGTTCGGTGGACAAACAGCGATTAATCTGGCTTGGCCATTGGCTAGAGCTGGAGTGGAATTACTGGGAACCCAAGTAGAAGATATTGACCGCGCAGAAGATCGTGATCTTTTTGAACAATTGATTCACTCTTTAAATATTCCTCAGCCTAATGGGAAAACGGTAATGAATGAAAGTGAAGCGGTTAAGGCGGCCAAAGAAATTGGTTATCCTGTTTTAGTACGTCCATCCTATGTCATTGGCGGTCGGGCTATGGAAATTGTCTATAGTGAAGCTGAATTACATAAATATATCCAAAGTGCTGTTGAAGTTAGTGAGGATCATCCTGTCTTAATTGACGATTACCTTCTTGGTATAGAGTGTGAAGTTGATGTAATCTCAGATGGTGAAGATGCCTATGTCCCAGGCATTATGGAACATATTGAACGCGCCGGAGTGCACTCGGGAGACTCCATTGCTGCTTATCCACCTCAAAACCTCAGTGCATCGGTGCAAGCAACTATCATTCAATACAGTCAGGAATTAGCTAAATCCTTGCACTGTGTGGGCTTAATGAATATTCAATTTATCGTCCAAGGCGAGAAAGTCTATGTAATCGAAGTCAATCCAAGAGCCAGTCGGACGGTGCCATTCCTATCTAAGGTAACTAATATTTCCATGGCTCAAGTCGCTACCCAGTTAATTCTTGGTAAAAAACTTAGCGATTTGATCGACCTTAGTTCGCCAAAAGAAGCAGACGGCGTCTATATTAAGGCACCGGTCTTCTCCTTTAATAAATTAGCCCAAGTGGATAGTTTACTAGGTCCGGAAATGAAATCGACAGGAGAAGTCATCGGATGTGGTCGTAGTTTAGAAGAAGCTCTCTACAAGGCCTTTGAGGCTAGTGGCTTACACCTGCCACAGTTTGGAAACATCCTTTTCACCATTGATGACCTTTCGAAAGAAGAAGCCCTGACCCTGGCTAATGGCTTTAAGTGCTTAGGCTATGAAATTTTAACGACTACGGGTACTGGCCAATACTTTAGCAATAAGGGTCTAAAAGTAAAAGCTGTGGCTAAAATTAACAGTAATGAGGCAAACAGTATTCCTCATTTAATTGAAAATGGCAAGATTCAAGCCATTATCAATACTGTTGGTGGACAAAAAGAAGCTGGTGAGGATGGTCAAATTATTCGTCAATTAGCTATTGAACATAATATTCCACTGTTTACCACCTTAGATACTGCTTTAGCCATGCTGAAGGTACTACAAAGCCGCAGTATTTCAACTCAAGCATTATAA
- a CDS encoding aspartate carbamoyltransferase catalytic subunit, with protein sequence MKNFRGIRMEHLTSVQDLSNEEVMELIRQGETFKNSPVAVHPQSITMANLFYENSTRTHMSFEQAERRLGYQVLPFEVSQSSVNKGESLYDTVITLEAIGANALVIRHSQNEYYLDLLKELNKHHHKIHLINGGDGSGQHPSQCLLDMMTIYEEFKHFDGLKVAIIGDIKNSRVARSNAQLLNQLGSQVFFSGPEAWYDPQMDQYGSYQDIDQLIDQMDVVMLLRVQHERHSDDPLEKSFDPKRYHEKYGINLERYQKLQDHAILMHPGPINRDVELASELVESEKSRFVQQMENGVYMRMAILKSVIEGEK encoded by the coding sequence TTGAAAAATTTTAGGGGGATAAGAATGGAACATTTAACCAGTGTACAAGATTTAAGCAATGAAGAAGTAATGGAGCTGATTAGACAAGGGGAAACTTTTAAAAATAGTCCAGTAGCGGTTCATCCCCAATCCATTACGATGGCTAATTTGTTTTATGAAAATTCAACTAGAACACATATGAGTTTTGAGCAGGCAGAACGGCGGTTGGGTTATCAAGTCTTACCCTTTGAAGTGAGTCAGAGTTCGGTCAATAAAGGCGAAAGTCTCTATGATACCGTTATTACTTTAGAAGCTATTGGAGCTAATGCATTAGTTATTCGCCATTCTCAAAATGAGTACTATCTTGACCTATTAAAAGAGCTTAATAAACACCACCACAAAATCCACCTTATTAATGGTGGGGATGGTAGTGGCCAACATCCGAGCCAATGTTTACTAGATATGATGACCATCTATGAGGAGTTTAAGCACTTTGATGGTTTGAAGGTTGCAATTATTGGTGACATTAAAAATTCACGGGTAGCTCGTAGCAATGCCCAATTACTCAACCAATTGGGAAGTCAAGTTTTCTTTTCAGGTCCAGAAGCATGGTATGATCCTCAAATGGACCAATATGGCAGCTACCAAGACATTGATCAGTTAATTGACCAAATGGATGTGGTGATGCTCTTACGGGTCCAACATGAAAGACATTCTGATGACCCATTGGAGAAGAGTTTTGACCCTAAGCGTTATCATGAGAAATATGGAATTAATTTAGAACGTTATCAAAAGCTACAAGACCATGCCATATTAATGCATCCAGGTCCTATTAATCGTGACGTTGAACTGGCTAGTGAACTTGTAGAATCAGAAAAGAGTCGCTTTGTGCAACAAATGGAAAATGGCGTTTATATGAGAATGGCTATCTTAAAGAGTGTGATTGAGGGTGAGAAATAA